The following coding sequences lie in one Streptomyces venezuelae genomic window:
- a CDS encoding ZIP family metal transporter, which yields MAVFVALGAFLMTLVGGWTAQRVTDRRHLVLGLAGGLMLGVVGLDLLPEALDAAGQPVFGVPAALLLFVAGFLVAHLVERLLAGRRAAHGADEHEGGRVPEVGLTAAAAMVGHSVMDGVAIGAAFQVGGGMGVAVALAVVAHDFADGFNTYTLTSLYGNARRKALAMLFADAAAPVVGAASTLLFTIPEQLLGSYLGFFGGALLYLAAAEILPEAHHDHPARSTLLCTVAGAAFIWLVVGIAG from the coding sequence ATGGCGGTGTTCGTGGCGCTCGGCGCCTTCCTCATGACCCTGGTGGGCGGCTGGACGGCCCAGCGGGTCACCGACCGGCGCCACCTCGTCCTGGGACTCGCGGGCGGCCTGATGCTCGGCGTCGTCGGCCTGGACCTGCTGCCGGAGGCGCTGGACGCCGCGGGGCAGCCCGTCTTCGGCGTACCGGCTGCCCTGCTCCTGTTCGTGGCCGGCTTCCTCGTCGCCCATCTGGTGGAACGGCTCCTCGCGGGCCGCAGGGCCGCCCACGGCGCCGACGAGCACGAGGGCGGGCGGGTGCCCGAGGTGGGGCTCACGGCCGCCGCCGCGATGGTCGGGCACAGCGTGATGGACGGCGTCGCGATCGGCGCGGCGTTCCAGGTGGGCGGCGGCATGGGCGTGGCCGTGGCGCTGGCCGTCGTCGCCCATGACTTCGCGGACGGCTTCAACACGTACACGCTCACGAGCCTGTACGGGAACGCCCGCCGCAAGGCGCTCGCAATGCTGTTCGCGGACGCGGCGGCCCCCGTGGTGGGCGCCGCGTCGACGCTGCTCTTCACCATTCCGGAGCAGCTGCTCGGCAGCTATCTGGGCTTCTTCGGCGGCGCGCTGCTCTATCTCGCGGCGGCGGAGATCCTGCCCGAGGCGCACCACGACCACCCGGCCCGCTCGACGCTGCTGTGCACGGTGGCGGGCGCGGCGTTCATCTGGCTGGTGGTGGGCATCGCGGGCTGA
- the cobC gene encoding Rv2231c family pyridoxal phosphate-dependent protein CobC — translation MEDVVLVVGVGACEDAPVEEVLGLVRDAVREAGLSEGAVAELATVDVKGAEPGIVGAAARLGVPLVTYTAAELSDVTVPNPTARSRAAVGTPSVAEAAALRGGGELLVPKRKSAPAGRPAMATCAVAARPRVPVAPFDLRHHGDAEVRDDGADLTDLAVNVRSDTPPVWLKELIAASLDDLAAYPDGREAREAVAARHGLTPDRVLLTAGAAEAFVLLARALKVRRPYVVHPQFTEPEAALRDAGHEVGRVLLREEDGFRLDPAAVPEEADLVVIGNPTNPTSVLHSAASIAQLARPGRTLVVDEAFMDAVPGEREALAGRTDVPGLVVLRSLTKTWGLAGLRIGYVLASPDTIGTLAQAQPLWPVSTPALVAARACVGPRAVAEAGHAAHRVASDRAHLLAGLDELAPFGVRAVGPAEGPFLLVRVPGADVVRERLRGRGFAVRRGDTFPGLGPDWIRLAVRGRETSTAFLAALRGVLGGDALPA, via the coding sequence ATGGAGGACGTCGTGCTCGTCGTCGGCGTCGGCGCCTGCGAGGACGCGCCGGTGGAGGAGGTGCTCGGCCTCGTCCGGGACGCGGTCCGCGAGGCGGGCCTCTCCGAGGGCGCGGTCGCGGAGCTGGCGACGGTCGACGTGAAGGGCGCGGAGCCGGGGATCGTCGGGGCGGCGGCGCGGCTCGGGGTGCCGCTCGTGACGTACACGGCGGCGGAGCTTTCGGACGTGACGGTGCCGAACCCGACCGCGCGGTCCCGTGCGGCGGTCGGTACGCCCTCCGTGGCGGAGGCGGCGGCGCTGCGGGGTGGCGGCGAACTCCTCGTACCGAAGCGGAAGTCGGCGCCGGCGGGCCGCCCGGCGATGGCGACGTGCGCGGTCGCGGCGCGCCCGCGGGTTCCGGTAGCCCCCTTCGATCTGCGTCACCACGGGGACGCGGAGGTACGCGACGACGGCGCGGACCTCACCGACCTCGCCGTGAACGTACGTTCCGACACTCCCCCGGTGTGGCTCAAGGAGCTCATCGCCGCGTCCCTGGACGACCTGGCGGCGTATCCGGACGGCCGGGAGGCGCGCGAGGCGGTGGCGGCACGCCATGGCCTCACCCCGGACCGCGTGCTGCTCACGGCGGGGGCGGCGGAGGCGTTCGTCCTGCTGGCCCGCGCGCTGAAGGTCCGACGCCCCTATGTCGTCCACCCGCAGTTCACGGAGCCCGAGGCGGCGCTGCGGGACGCGGGGCACGAGGTGGGCCGGGTGCTGCTGCGCGAGGAGGACGGCTTCCGGCTGGACCCGGCGGCGGTGCCGGAGGAAGCGGACCTGGTGGTCATCGGCAACCCCACGAATCCGACGTCCGTGCTCCATTCGGCCGCGTCGATCGCTCAACTGGCCCGCCCGGGGCGGACCTTGGTGGTCGACGAGGCGTTCATGGACGCGGTGCCGGGTGAGCGGGAGGCACTGGCGGGCCGTACGGACGTACCCGGGCTCGTCGTCCTGCGCAGCCTCACGAAGACGTGGGGGCTCGCGGGGCTGCGGATCGGATACGTCCTTGCCTCCCCCGACACGATCGGCACCCTCGCACAGGCGCAGCCGCTGTGGCCGGTGTCGACGCCCGCGCTCGTGGCGGCGCGGGCGTGCGTGGGGCCCCGGGCGGTGGCGGAGGCGGGGCATGCGGCGCACCGGGTCGCCTCGGACCGCGCGCATCTCCTCGCGGGGCTCGACGAGTTGGCCCCCTTCGGGGTCCGCGCGGTGGGGCCCGCGGAGGGGCCGTTCCTGCTGGTGCGGGTGCCGGGGGCCGATGTGGTCCGGGAACGGCTTCGGGGGCGGGGGTTTGCTGTGCGGCGTGGCGATACGTTTCCTGGCCTGGGGCCTGACTGGATACGGCTTGCCGTCAGGGGGCGGGAGACGTCGACGGCGTTTCTCGCTGCGCTGAGGGGGGTGCTGGGCGGCGACGCCCTGCCGGCGTAG
- a CDS encoding SCO1860 family LAETG-anchored protein: MNSHTCSSHTFSDAVRAHGRRLSVVAVATALAAGPAALAGAGSAQATGGDSHKGGRADAVVLRTGLNVALLNKTVNVPLKVALNEVRAPASAEKTALTARLDGVDGGRPFSVLRADVATAKATVRGGTARGYSNIARAKVHVPGLPLLSLVEVEQVTSKAVCTEGERPVAESNLLGGVTVLGKKVTLTAKGTTEVKVPGVGEVTLALSKTRTTSRTAAASALELTVSVNPLKLNVAEVTGTVTLAGAGCETPVGVTPPKEAEEKPQGKPGKPVQPPKTEANLAETGGSSMTPYVAGGAVVLLVAGGGAVTLARRSRG, from the coding sequence GTGAACAGCCACACCTGCTCCAGCCACACCTTCAGTGACGCCGTCCGTGCACACGGCCGCCGCCTCTCCGTCGTCGCCGTCGCCACCGCGCTCGCCGCCGGTCCCGCGGCGCTCGCGGGTGCGGGGTCCGCGCAGGCCACGGGCGGCGACAGCCACAAGGGCGGGCGGGCCGACGCCGTCGTGCTGCGCACCGGGCTGAACGTCGCCCTGCTCAACAAGACCGTGAACGTCCCGCTCAAGGTCGCCCTCAACGAGGTGCGGGCGCCCGCGAGTGCGGAGAAGACCGCGCTGACGGCCCGTCTCGACGGCGTCGACGGCGGGCGGCCCTTCAGCGTGCTGCGCGCGGACGTCGCCACGGCCAAGGCGACGGTGCGGGGTGGCACGGCGCGGGGTTACAGCAACATCGCGCGCGCCAAGGTGCACGTGCCGGGTCTGCCTCTCCTCTCCCTCGTCGAGGTCGAGCAGGTCACGTCGAAGGCGGTCTGCACGGAGGGCGAGCGGCCGGTTGCCGAATCGAATCTGCTGGGTGGCGTGACGGTGCTCGGCAAGAAGGTGACGTTGACGGCGAAGGGGACGACGGAGGTGAAGGTGCCGGGGGTTGGCGAGGTCACTCTCGCTCTCTCGAAGACGCGGACCACCTCGCGCACGGCGGCGGCGTCGGCGCTGGAACTCACGGTGTCCGTGAACCCGTTGAAGCTGAACGTGGCCGAGGTGACGGGGACGGTGACGCTGGCCGGGGCGGGGTGTGAGACGCCGGTGGGCGTGACGCCGCCGAAGGAAGCGGAGGAGAAGCCGCAGGGCAAGCCGGGCAAACCGGTTCAGCCGCCGAAGACGGAGGCGAACCTCGCGGAGACGGGGGGCAGCTCGATGACGCCGTATGTGGCGGGGGGTGCGGTGGTTCTTCTGGTGGCGGGCGGGGGAGCGGTGACGCTGGCGCGGCGCAGTCGGGGCTAG
- a CDS encoding amidohydrolase family protein: protein MSDHAVLHVKGRVLVGPDDVRDELWVVGGRVTYDRPVGTAADDVRTVEGWTLPGLVDAHCHVGLDAHGPVDADTAEKQALTDREIGALLLRDAGSPSDTHWIDDRDDLPKIIRAGRHIARTRRYIRNYAHEIEPDELVAYVAQEARRGDGWVKLVGDWIDRDAGDLTACWPRDAVRAAIAEAHRLGARVTAHCFAEDSLRDLVEAGIDCIEHATGLTEDTIPLFAERGVAIVPTLVNIATFPDLAAGGEKKFPRWSDHMRRLHARRYDTVRAAYDAGIPVFAGTDAGGSLPHGLVAAEIVELTRAGIPALDALSATTWGAREWLGRPGLTEGAPADLVVYEADPRDDVRVLGAPRRVVLNGRVVG, encoded by the coding sequence CCGCCCCGTCGGCACCGCCGCCGACGACGTCCGCACGGTCGAGGGCTGGACCCTGCCCGGCCTGGTCGACGCCCACTGCCACGTCGGCCTCGACGCGCACGGGCCCGTCGACGCGGACACCGCGGAGAAGCAGGCCCTCACCGACCGCGAGATCGGCGCCCTCCTGCTGCGCGACGCGGGCTCACCCTCCGACACCCACTGGATCGACGACCGCGACGACCTCCCGAAGATCATCCGCGCGGGCCGCCACATCGCGCGCACCCGCCGCTACATCCGCAACTACGCCCACGAGATCGAGCCCGACGAACTCGTCGCGTACGTCGCGCAGGAGGCCCGGCGCGGCGACGGCTGGGTCAAGCTCGTCGGCGACTGGATCGACCGCGACGCGGGCGACCTCACGGCGTGCTGGCCCCGTGACGCGGTCCGCGCGGCCATCGCGGAGGCGCACCGCCTGGGAGCCCGCGTCACCGCCCACTGCTTCGCCGAGGACTCCCTGCGGGACCTCGTCGAGGCGGGCATCGACTGCATCGAGCACGCGACGGGCCTCACGGAGGACACGATCCCGCTCTTCGCGGAGCGCGGCGTCGCGATCGTCCCCACGCTCGTCAACATCGCCACGTTCCCGGACCTCGCCGCGGGCGGCGAGAAGAAGTTCCCCCGCTGGTCGGACCACATGCGCCGGCTCCACGCCCGCCGCTACGACACGGTGCGGGCCGCGTACGACGCGGGCATCCCCGTCTTCGCGGGCACCGACGCGGGCGGCTCGCTGCCGCACGGCCTTGTCGCGGCGGAGATCGTCGAGCTGACCCGCGCGGGCATCCCGGCGCTCGACGCGCTCTCGGCGACGACCTGGGGTGCGCGGGAGTGGCTGGGCCGCCCCGGGCTCACGGAGGGGGCGCCGGCGGACCTCGTGGTGTACGAGGCGGATCCGCGGGACGACGTGCGGGTGCTGGGGGCGCCGCGGAGGGTCGTGCTGAACGGGCGGGTGGTGGGTTGA